A section of the Paenibacillus yonginensis genome encodes:
- the rnpM gene encoding RNase P modulator RnpM produces the protein MKTRKVPLRKCVACQQMMPKKELIRVVKTPEGEIMIDLTGKKSGRGAYLCGSVACFKLAHKNRSLDRALKSPVHSDIYEQLAKDFVAVEEEFINSRNGSEDDE, from the coding sequence ATGAAGACAAGAAAAGTGCCGCTGCGCAAATGTGTGGCATGCCAGCAGATGATGCCTAAGAAAGAGCTGATTCGGGTAGTCAAGACTCCTGAAGGCGAGATTATGATCGACCTCACCGGCAAGAAGTCAGGACGCGGAGCTTATTTGTGCGGAAGTGTAGCTTGCTTCAAGCTGGCGCACAAGAACCGTTCGCTCGACCGTGCACTGAAATCGCCGGTGCATTCGGACATTTATGAGCAGCTTGCTAAAGATTTCGTCGCCGTGGAAGAAGAGTTTATCAACTCCCGGAACGGGAGCGAAGATGATGAGTAG
- the infB gene encoding translation initiation factor IF-2 — MSKQENKDKLRVYEYAKSLNMSSKEIITILKRLDIPVNNHMSVMENDAVSKVEQFFKDIKNNAAAKRDSAAASGGGQAKAASVSSSGNGRTPESKSQTQAGQDNSAIRSTSNNKNQSEKQVSMNNNKTTNQTKSAGVATQTRSNQSNGSSQNNSGSRPSSQGGDRQGSGRPQGQNNRPNPSGGPKRGPQNSGSRPSQGGGQGGNRPAQGGGQGGANRPQSSANRSGGDSGRPGSTQDRARRDGGGNNRGGQKRFEDGNRGGFRGGNNNRGGRGGRGGKGGQQQERREKIDNTPKKIIVRGEMTVGETAKLLHKDASEVIKKLISLGVMATINQELDMDTILLLAGDFGVEVEVKIPVEDDRFETLEENDDPADLEVRPPVVTIMGHVDHGKTTLLDTIRSTSVTAGEAGGITQHIGAYQVEINHKKITFLDTPGHEAFTAMRARGAQVTDMTIIVVAADDGVMPQTVEAINHAKAAGLPIIVAVNKIDKPGANPDKVKQELTEYELVPEEWGGDTIFVNVSAKQKLGIEELLEMILLVAEVNEYKANPNKRARGTVIEAELDKGRGPVARVLVQHGTLKIGDAFVAGNCFGRVRAMVNDKGRRLKEAGPSTPVEITGLTEVPGAGDPFMVFEDERKARSIADKRSITHRQSELNSNTRVTLDDLFNAIKEGEIKDLNVIIKGDVQGSVEALKSSLAKIEVEGVRVKIIHSGAGAITESDIILAAASNAIVIGFNVRPEAQAKLTAEQEKVDIRLHRVIYNVIEEIEQAMKGMLDPVFKESVIGHAEVRNTFKISKVGTIAGCMVTSGKISRSAEARLIRDGIVIFEGKIDSLKRFKDDAKEVAQGYECGITLDGYNDLKEGDTIEAFIMEEVKH, encoded by the coding sequence TTGAGTAAACAAGAGAACAAAGATAAACTGAGAGTGTACGAATATGCCAAGTCGCTAAATATGAGCAGTAAGGAAATTATCACCATTCTTAAACGCCTGGACATTCCTGTGAACAACCACATGAGTGTTATGGAGAATGACGCGGTCTCCAAGGTGGAACAATTTTTTAAAGATATTAAAAACAATGCAGCAGCCAAACGCGATAGTGCTGCCGCTTCGGGCGGAGGACAGGCGAAAGCGGCTTCTGTTTCTTCCTCGGGGAACGGAAGAACCCCGGAATCGAAGTCTCAAACGCAGGCAGGTCAAGACAATTCCGCTATAAGAAGCACCAGCAACAACAAAAATCAATCAGAAAAGCAGGTAAGCATGAATAACAATAAAACGACGAACCAAACGAAGAGCGCCGGAGTGGCGACACAAACCAGAAGCAATCAATCCAACGGCAGCAGTCAGAATAACAGCGGAAGTCGACCATCTTCCCAAGGGGGAGATCGTCAAGGTTCTGGACGTCCGCAAGGCCAGAACAACCGTCCCAACCCAAGCGGCGGTCCAAAACGTGGACCGCAGAACAGCGGCAGCCGTCCATCCCAGGGCGGAGGCCAAGGAGGAAATCGTCCGGCCCAAGGAGGCGGACAGGGCGGTGCGAACCGACCTCAGTCTTCAGCGAACCGCAGCGGCGGCGACTCAGGTCGTCCGGGCTCTACGCAGGACAGAGCAAGACGCGATGGCGGCGGCAACAACCGCGGCGGACAGAAACGTTTTGAAGATGGCAACAGAGGTGGTTTCCGCGGCGGCAACAATAATCGCGGTGGCAGAGGGGGCCGCGGCGGCAAAGGCGGTCAACAGCAGGAACGCCGGGAGAAAATTGACAATACGCCTAAGAAAATTATTGTCCGCGGCGAAATGACCGTCGGTGAAACAGCCAAACTGCTCCATAAAGATGCTTCTGAAGTGATTAAGAAGCTGATCTCTTTGGGAGTTATGGCGACGATCAACCAAGAGCTGGATATGGATACGATCCTGCTGCTTGCCGGTGATTTCGGTGTGGAAGTTGAAGTGAAGATACCGGTTGAAGATGACCGCTTTGAAACCTTGGAGGAAAATGACGATCCGGCCGATCTGGAAGTCCGTCCGCCGGTCGTTACGATCATGGGCCACGTTGACCATGGTAAAACGACATTGCTTGATACGATCCGCTCAACCAGCGTAACTGCTGGCGAAGCCGGCGGTATCACCCAGCATATCGGCGCTTACCAGGTTGAAATTAATCATAAGAAAATCACGTTCCTCGATACGCCGGGCCACGAAGCCTTTACAGCTATGCGTGCGCGCGGCGCTCAGGTAACAGATATGACGATAATTGTGGTAGCAGCCGATGACGGCGTTATGCCGCAGACGGTAGAGGCCATCAACCATGCCAAAGCGGCTGGCCTGCCGATCATTGTAGCGGTCAACAAAATCGACAAACCGGGTGCCAATCCGGACAAAGTCAAACAAGAGCTTACGGAATATGAACTGGTTCCGGAAGAATGGGGCGGGGATACGATCTTCGTTAACGTTTCAGCGAAACAGAAGCTCGGCATCGAAGAACTGCTCGAAATGATTCTGCTGGTCGCTGAAGTGAATGAATATAAAGCCAACCCGAATAAACGGGCCAGAGGTACGGTTATTGAAGCCGAGCTCGATAAAGGCCGCGGTCCTGTTGCCCGCGTACTCGTACAGCACGGTACGCTGAAGATCGGCGACGCGTTTGTAGCCGGCAACTGCTTCGGCCGCGTGCGTGCCATGGTGAACGACAAAGGCCGCCGCTTGAAGGAAGCAGGTCCTTCCACACCGGTAGAGATCACCGGGTTGACCGAGGTTCCAGGCGCGGGCGATCCGTTTATGGTGTTCGAGGACGAGCGCAAAGCCCGTTCCATCGCCGATAAACGTTCGATCACCCATCGTCAGTCCGAGCTTAACAGCAACACGCGTGTTACGCTGGATGATCTGTTTAATGCGATCAAAGAAGGCGAAATCAAAGACCTCAACGTGATTATCAAAGGTGACGTTCAAGGCTCCGTAGAAGCTTTGAAGAGCTCGCTGGCGAAGATCGAGGTTGAAGGCGTACGCGTTAAGATCATTCACAGCGGCGCTGGCGCTATCACCGAATCCGATATCATCCTGGCGGCGGCTTCGAATGCCATCGTAATCGGCTTTAACGTTCGTCCTGAAGCCCAGGCGAAATTGACAGCCGAGCAGGAGAAAGTAGACATCCGCTTGCATCGCGTTATCTATAACGTGATCGAAGAGATCGAACAGGCGATGAAAGGGATGCTTGATCCGGTCTTCAAGGAATCGGTTATCGGCCATGCCGAAGTGCGGAATACCTTTAAGATCAGTAAAGTCGGCACGATTGCCGGTTGTATGGTTACCTCCGGTAAAATTTCCCGCTCTGCTGAAGCGCGCCTGATCCGTGACGGCATCGTCATCTTTGAAGGCAAAATCGATTCCCTGAAACGCTTCAAAGACGACGCTAAAGAGGTTGCACAAGGCTACGAGTGCGGCATTACGCTTGACGGCTACAATGACCTTAAAGAGGGCGACACAATCGAAGCGTTCATTATGGAAGAGGTTAAACATTAA
- a CDS encoding L7Ae/L30e/S12e/Gadd45 family ribosomal protein: protein MMSSKALSQLGLAMRAGKVITGDEIVTKSIRSSEAKLVIVAGDASLNTRKKFRDKCGTYQVPLLIGFDRESLGASVGKPERVVLALTDQGFANLLRKTVSMTSEVEYIE, encoded by the coding sequence ATGATGAGTAGCAAAGCTTTGTCGCAGCTTGGGCTGGCTATGCGCGCCGGCAAAGTGATCACCGGGGATGAGATCGTGACTAAATCCATCCGCTCATCGGAAGCCAAGCTGGTCATTGTGGCTGGCGATGCTTCACTCAATACACGTAAGAAATTCCGCGACAAATGCGGAACTTATCAAGTTCCTTTGCTGATTGGATTTGATCGGGAAAGCCTTGGAGCCAGTGTGGGCAAGCCGGAAAGGGTGGTGCTCGCGCTGACGGATCAAGGATTCGCAAACCTATTGCGTAAAACCGTGAGTATGACGTCGGAGGTGGAGTATATTGAGTAA
- the rbfA gene encoding 30S ribosome-binding factor RbfA, with amino-acid sequence MANNRPGRVGEQIKKELSLLIQNELKDPRIGFVTVTGVDVTNDLSQAKVYLSVFGSEEEKQASLKGIERASGFLRSELGKLIRLRHTPELIFKFDESIEYGSHIEKLLGEITKEDK; translated from the coding sequence ATGGCAAATAATCGTCCTGGCCGAGTTGGCGAACAAATCAAAAAGGAACTCAGCCTGCTGATTCAAAATGAGCTGAAGGACCCGCGCATCGGTTTCGTAACCGTGACGGGCGTTGATGTGACCAACGATTTGTCCCAAGCCAAAGTTTATCTCAGCGTATTTGGCAGCGAGGAAGAGAAACAGGCTTCTCTGAAAGGTATTGAAAGAGCAAGCGGATTTCTGCGCAGTGAGCTCGGCAAATTAATCCGTTTGCGCCATACGCCGGAGCTGATCTTCAAATTCGACGAGTCCATCGAATACGGCAGTCATATTGAGAAGCTGCTCGGCGAGATTACGAAAGAAGATAAATAA
- a CDS encoding PolC-type DNA polymerase III gives MKQADLSSGVIDPYFLDGFIEQVEVSRSNKEWRIIIAKETLVPAQVYRTFCLQIRDRMEHIAKITFQFRYGSNLTAKEVVEEYWKLFIEWVQREIPSVNGWMVRAVFEVDDDLVTVQLTDSMSLELARKKAIDRAIVAFYERYFGLPLRVKLQTGENSAEAFEEFQQRVMEENREAIQQLMESVEQEIALESAEEDGEEVKLQIGYEIKDQPVPLQNIQDEEKKATIQGTIFGLDSKELRNGSTLFTFYLTDFTDSLQMKMFAKNKEDLKVMGKLANGKWVKARGRIEYDRFMQVPELVMIPSDLHEVGAPAGRKDQAVEKRVEFHLHTTMSAMDAVTPIDQYVKMAAKWGHKAIAVTDHGGVQSFPDAAKAAKKNGIKMIYGVEANVVNDDVAVVLNPEPRELKTATYIVFDIETTGLSVTQNKIIEVAAVKMFEGKEIDRYTTFVNPHVRIPYHIQQLTNINDEMVRDAPDAEPVLRKFVEFAGDSILVAHNARFDVGFINAKLKELGLKEMDNPVLDTLELARMLFPSMKNHRLNTLANKYKVSLENHHRAIDDTLALCEILNNLLSDAEKIQGLTMLDRLNDYVGKDLSNVRPFHCGIYALNQVGKKNLFKLVSLSHTEHFNRVPTIPRTLLQELREGLLVISGCEKGELFETVLNKSVEEAEAVAEFYDVLEIQPLTMYMHLVDKGLVGSVEELETAIRKVCEIGAKLGKPVIATGNVHYLEPRDKLFRDITIHGITGFSPLKDIRKPDAHFRTTDEMLAEFSFLGEEKAMEVVVTNTSELADRFEEIQLFPDKLFTPIIDGADEEIRNKCYDTARSIYGEDLPEVVVARLEKELEPIIKYGFSANYLISERLVKKSNQDGYLVGSRGSVGSSVVATFLGISEVNPLPAHYICQNPDCRHSEWFLDGSVPSGFDLPDKDCPKCGNKLKGEGQDIPFETFLGFKGDKVPDIDLNFSGEYQPHAHNYTKVLFGEKSVFRAGTIGTVAEKTAFGFAKKYEEEHGKKWRGAELNRLAAGCTGVKRSTGQHPGGIVVVPDYMEVDDITPVQYPADDTSSEWKTTHFDYHAFDANLLKLDILGHDDPTMMRMLQDLTGVDPTTIPMNDPKVMSMFNSTEALGVRPDQIRTPVATYGIPEMGTKFVRQMLIESQPSSFADLLQISGLSHGTGVWLGNAQELIKNGTCNIKTVIGCRDDIMLFLIYKAGMDASLAFKITESVRKGKGLTPEWIEEMKRCKVPNWYIDSCLKIQYMFPKAHAAAYVISAVRTAYFKLYHPIEYYATYFSVRGEDFDIELFCQGYEAINRKIDEIEQKGFQALPKEKSMLPILEMALEMTARGFSFKSIDLYRSDATKFIVDGDSLIPPFSALAGIGENAAKNIAAAKEQGEFLSIEDFQQKSKASKTIIELLGQLGCFRGLPESNQLSLF, from the coding sequence ATGAAGCAGGCCGATCTTTCAAGCGGCGTCATTGATCCTTATTTTCTGGATGGATTTATCGAGCAGGTTGAGGTCAGCCGGTCCAATAAAGAATGGAGAATCATAATTGCCAAAGAAACCTTGGTTCCGGCCCAGGTTTACCGGACCTTTTGCCTGCAAATCCGTGACCGGATGGAGCATATTGCCAAGATTACTTTCCAGTTCCGGTACGGTTCAAACCTGACGGCCAAAGAGGTAGTCGAGGAATATTGGAAGCTGTTTATTGAATGGGTGCAGCGTGAAATCCCTTCGGTAAACGGATGGATGGTTAGAGCCGTATTTGAAGTTGATGATGACCTTGTAACCGTGCAGCTCACGGATTCGATGTCGCTGGAGCTGGCGCGCAAGAAAGCCATTGACCGGGCCATTGTCGCTTTTTACGAAAGATATTTTGGATTGCCGCTGCGGGTGAAGCTGCAAACGGGTGAAAATAGCGCAGAAGCTTTCGAAGAATTCCAGCAGCGGGTGATGGAAGAGAACCGCGAAGCGATTCAGCAGCTGATGGAGAGCGTTGAGCAGGAGATTGCCCTGGAATCTGCGGAAGAAGACGGGGAAGAAGTCAAGCTGCAGATCGGATATGAGATCAAGGATCAGCCGGTTCCGCTGCAGAACATTCAGGATGAAGAGAAAAAAGCGACCATTCAAGGGACCATTTTTGGCCTGGACAGCAAAGAACTGCGCAATGGCAGCACGTTGTTTACCTTCTATTTGACCGATTTCACCGATTCCCTGCAGATGAAGATGTTTGCCAAAAACAAAGAGGATCTTAAAGTGATGGGCAAGCTTGCTAATGGCAAGTGGGTCAAAGCCCGCGGCCGCATCGAATATGACCGGTTCATGCAGGTGCCGGAGCTGGTTATGATCCCGTCTGATCTGCATGAGGTTGGTGCTCCTGCAGGACGTAAGGATCAGGCGGTCGAGAAGAGGGTTGAGTTCCATCTGCATACCACGATGAGTGCAATGGACGCGGTAACACCGATCGACCAATACGTCAAAATGGCGGCCAAATGGGGCCACAAAGCGATTGCCGTTACCGACCACGGCGGCGTGCAGAGCTTTCCGGATGCGGCGAAGGCCGCCAAGAAAAACGGGATTAAAATGATCTACGGCGTTGAAGCCAATGTAGTTAATGACGATGTTGCCGTCGTACTCAATCCAGAACCCCGCGAGCTTAAAACGGCGACTTATATCGTATTCGACATCGAAACCACCGGCTTGTCCGTTACGCAGAATAAAATCATTGAAGTAGCGGCGGTAAAAATGTTCGAGGGCAAGGAAATTGACCGGTATACGACTTTCGTGAACCCGCATGTCCGCATTCCTTACCATATTCAGCAGCTGACGAATATCAATGATGAGATGGTGCGGGATGCGCCGGATGCAGAGCCAGTGCTCAGAAAATTTGTCGAGTTTGCCGGAGACAGCATTCTGGTCGCGCATAACGCGCGGTTCGACGTCGGATTCATCAATGCCAAACTCAAGGAGCTTGGACTGAAGGAAATGGACAATCCGGTTCTGGATACGCTGGAGCTTGCGAGAATGCTGTTCCCTTCCATGAAGAACCACCGGCTCAATACGCTGGCCAACAAATATAAAGTTTCGTTGGAGAACCATCACCGCGCGATCGACGATACCCTTGCTTTGTGTGAGATTTTGAACAACCTGCTGTCGGACGCCGAGAAAATTCAGGGCCTTACGATGCTGGACCGTTTAAACGATTACGTCGGCAAGGACTTGTCCAATGTGCGGCCGTTCCACTGCGGGATCTACGCCTTAAACCAAGTCGGCAAAAAAAATCTGTTCAAGCTGGTTTCGCTTTCTCACACCGAACACTTTAACCGGGTGCCGACCATTCCGAGAACGCTGCTCCAGGAGCTGCGCGAAGGGCTGCTCGTCATTTCCGGCTGTGAGAAAGGAGAACTCTTCGAAACGGTGCTGAACAAGTCGGTTGAGGAAGCCGAGGCGGTAGCGGAGTTCTACGATGTGCTGGAGATTCAGCCGCTTACGATGTATATGCACCTGGTCGACAAGGGGCTGGTCGGCAGCGTGGAGGAGCTGGAGACGGCGATCCGCAAGGTTTGCGAGATCGGCGCCAAGCTGGGCAAACCGGTTATTGCCACCGGCAACGTGCATTATCTGGAGCCGCGCGACAAGCTGTTCCGCGACATTACGATCCACGGCATTACCGGCTTCAGCCCGCTGAAGGATATTCGCAAGCCGGATGCCCATTTCCGCACGACGGATGAAATGCTGGCCGAATTCAGCTTCCTGGGCGAAGAGAAAGCCATGGAGGTTGTCGTGACTAATACCTCGGAGCTGGCTGACCGCTTTGAGGAAATCCAGCTGTTCCCGGACAAGCTGTTTACGCCGATTATCGACGGGGCGGATGAGGAGATCCGCAATAAATGTTATGACACGGCAAGGTCCATTTACGGCGAGGATCTGCCGGAGGTCGTGGTAGCCCGGCTGGAGAAAGAGCTGGAGCCGATTATTAAATACGGTTTCTCGGCCAACTATCTGATCTCCGAACGTCTCGTTAAGAAATCCAACCAAGACGGCTATCTGGTTGGTTCCCGGGGTTCCGTCGGCTCGTCCGTCGTAGCTACTTTCCTGGGAATTTCGGAAGTTAATCCGCTGCCTGCCCATTACATTTGCCAGAATCCAGACTGCAGACACAGCGAGTGGTTCCTGGACGGCAGCGTACCCAGCGGATTCGACCTTCCAGACAAGGATTGCCCGAAATGCGGGAACAAGCTGAAAGGCGAAGGACAGGACATCCCGTTCGAAACGTTCCTGGGCTTTAAAGGCGACAAGGTTCCCGATATCGACTTGAACTTTTCTGGGGAATACCAGCCGCATGCGCATAATTATACGAAGGTGCTGTTCGGTGAAAAAAGCGTGTTCCGGGCCGGAACGATCGGTACGGTCGCCGAGAAGACCGCGTTTGGTTTCGCCAAGAAATACGAAGAGGAGCACGGCAAGAAGTGGCGCGGCGCCGAGCTGAACCGGCTTGCTGCCGGCTGTACGGGCGTTAAACGCAGTACCGGCCAGCATCCCGGCGGGATCGTGGTAGTCCCGGATTACATGGAAGTTGACGATATTACGCCGGTGCAGTATCCGGCCGATGATACAAGCTCGGAATGGAAAACGACCCACTTTGATTACCACGCTTTCGACGCCAACCTGCTCAAACTTGATATTCTGGGACACGATGATCCGACCATGATGCGGATGCTTCAGGATTTGACGGGTGTCGACCCGACAACGATTCCCATGAATGATCCGAAGGTTATGAGCATGTTCAACTCAACGGAAGCGCTTGGCGTTCGGCCGGATCAGATCCGCACGCCGGTAGCGACCTACGGCATTCCGGAGATGGGCACCAAATTTGTGCGTCAGATGCTGATCGAATCGCAGCCGTCCTCTTTTGCCGACTTGCTGCAGATTTCAGGATTGTCGCACGGGACGGGCGTTTGGCTCGGCAACGCCCAGGAATTGATCAAGAACGGGACTTGCAACATCAAAACCGTAATCGGCTGTCGTGACGATATTATGCTGTTCCTGATTTATAAAGCAGGCATGGATGCCAGCCTGGCCTTTAAAATTACGGAAAGCGTACGTAAAGGCAAAGGCCTGACACCGGAGTGGATTGAAGAAATGAAGCGCTGCAAGGTGCCGAACTGGTACATTGATTCCTGCCTCAAGATTCAGTACATGTTCCCGAAAGCCCACGCCGCAGCTTATGTTATCTCTGCTGTGCGTACAGCATATTTCAAGCTTTATCATCCAATTGAATATTATGCGACCTACTTCTCGGTCCGCGGTGAAGATTTTGATATTGAGCTATTCTGCCAAGGTTATGAAGCGATCAACCGGAAAATCGACGAAATCGAGCAAAAGGGCTTCCAGGCGCTGCCTAAGGAAAAAAGCATGCTGCCGATTTTGGAAATGGCGCTGGAAATGACGGCCCGGGGCTTCAGCTTCAAGAGCATTGATCTGTACCGTTCTGACGCTACAAAGTTTATCGTAGACGGGGATTCATTAATTCCTCCGTTTTCCGCACTGGCGGGAATCGGGGAGAACGCCGCCAAAAATATCGCGGCCGCCAAAGAGCAAGGCGAATTTTTGTCCATTGAGGATTTCCAGCAGAAATCCAAAGCGAGTAAAACGATTATTGAGCTGCTCGGACAGCTGGGCTGCTTCCGCGGCCTGCCGGAAAGCAATCAGCTTTCCTTGTTTTAA
- the nusA gene encoding transcription termination factor NusA, with amino-acid sequence MSMDFIEALNELEREKGISKDILFEAIEAALISSYKRNFNTAQNVRVDMNRNTGGIKVFARKLVVEEVLDPRTEISLPAAREIHPGFQIDDVAEIEVTPRDFGRIAAQTAKQVVTQRIREAERGLIYNAFVDKEEDIVTGIVQRQDLRNIYVDLGKVEAHLPLNELMPNEKFKHNDRIKAYITKVENTTKGPQILLSRSHPGLLKRLFELEVPEIYDGVVEIKSVAREAGFRSKIAVYSRNAEVDPVGSCVGPKGQRVQTIVNELRGEKIDIVRYSDNVEEYVANALSPSKVLEVQVFEAEKMARVIVPDYQLSLAIGIKGQNARLAAKLTGWKIDIKSETQAEEEFGRPISDGEEMPQDSVSVD; translated from the coding sequence ATGAGTATGGATTTTATTGAAGCCTTAAATGAGTTGGAAAGAGAGAAAGGGATCAGCAAGGACATTCTGTTCGAAGCGATTGAAGCCGCGTTGATTTCTAGTTATAAGCGTAATTTCAATACGGCTCAGAATGTTCGTGTTGATATGAACCGCAACACCGGCGGTATCAAAGTGTTTGCACGCAAGCTGGTCGTTGAAGAAGTGCTGGATCCCCGCACGGAGATTTCGCTGCCGGCTGCGCGTGAAATCCATCCCGGATTTCAAATTGATGATGTAGCTGAAATTGAGGTTACCCCTCGCGATTTCGGACGTATCGCCGCGCAAACCGCCAAGCAGGTCGTGACCCAGCGTATCCGTGAAGCGGAACGCGGGCTGATTTATAACGCCTTCGTGGACAAAGAGGAAGATATCGTAACCGGTATCGTCCAGCGCCAGGATCTTCGCAATATTTACGTGGATCTCGGCAAAGTGGAAGCGCATCTTCCGCTCAACGAACTGATGCCGAATGAGAAATTCAAACACAACGACCGCATCAAAGCTTACATTACAAAAGTTGAGAATACGACAAAAGGTCCTCAAATCCTGTTATCCCGCAGTCATCCGGGCCTGCTAAAACGTTTGTTCGAGCTGGAGGTTCCGGAAATTTACGACGGTGTTGTGGAGATTAAATCGGTTGCACGCGAGGCGGGGTTCCGTTCCAAAATCGCCGTTTATTCCCGCAATGCTGAGGTTGATCCGGTGGGCTCGTGTGTAGGTCCCAAAGGCCAGCGCGTGCAAACGATCGTCAATGAGCTGCGCGGCGAGAAGATTGATATCGTGCGCTACTCCGATAATGTGGAGGAATATGTAGCAAATGCGCTCAGCCCGTCCAAGGTGCTGGAGGTACAGGTTTTTGAAGCCGAGAAGATGGCCCGCGTAATCGTGCCTGATTATCAGCTTTCCCTGGCCATCGGCATCAAAGGCCAGAACGCGCGCCTGGCTGCCAAGTTAACCGGCTGGAAGATTGATATCAAAAGTGAAACCCAGGCGGAAGAAGAATTTGGCAGACCGATTTCGGATGGCGAAGAAATGCCGCAGGATTCCGTCTCAGTTGATTAA
- a CDS encoding DHH family phosphoesterase: MQISEPEFQSAVDYIKKHDDFLIVSHVQPDGDAVSSTLAVGWLLSCLGKKYVMVNEGPIPRRMSFLWHADQIVDLSALPLSRTYQHVICVDCADFKRVGTTKQYFAEDAVLLNIDHHPTNDAYGAVNVIVPGAAATAEILFDLIARVGVELDQDAATAIYTGMLTDTGGFRYSNTSPKVMSIASKLLEYGIDGPWISEHLLEQMTYPQLRILSIALNKLQLSEDGKLAWVSITDADMQAAGAIHEDLEGIVNYPRNITGVEVGMLFKVINDQAVKVSMRSAGKVDVAAVAQSFGGGGHVRAAGARLEASLEEAVAAVVERVKQEL, from the coding sequence ATGCAGATTAGCGAACCGGAATTCCAGAGTGCTGTCGATTATATTAAGAAGCACGACGATTTTCTTATCGTATCGCATGTGCAGCCCGACGGAGACGCAGTCAGCTCTACCCTTGCGGTAGGCTGGCTTCTCTCATGTCTGGGCAAAAAATACGTTATGGTGAATGAAGGGCCTATCCCACGCCGCATGTCTTTCCTGTGGCATGCCGATCAAATTGTGGATCTGTCCGCCCTGCCTCTTTCGCGGACATATCAACATGTGATTTGCGTTGATTGCGCAGATTTCAAGAGAGTGGGCACAACCAAACAATATTTTGCGGAAGACGCCGTATTGCTGAATATTGACCACCATCCAACCAATGACGCCTATGGTGCGGTGAATGTCATCGTTCCGGGGGCAGCGGCTACGGCCGAAATTTTATTCGACCTTATAGCCCGCGTGGGAGTGGAATTGGATCAGGACGCTGCAACTGCAATCTACACCGGCATGTTGACCGATACTGGCGGATTCCGTTATTCGAATACTTCGCCGAAGGTGATGTCGATTGCTTCGAAGCTGCTGGAATACGGGATCGACGGCCCGTGGATTTCGGAGCACCTGCTGGAGCAGATGACTTATCCGCAGCTTCGAATTTTATCGATCGCTTTAAACAAATTGCAGCTTAGTGAAGACGGCAAATTGGCCTGGGTCAGCATTACAGATGCCGATATGCAGGCAGCCGGGGCGATCCATGAAGACCTTGAAGGCATCGTTAATTATCCGCGCAACATTACCGGCGTAGAGGTCGGCATGCTGTTTAAAGTCATTAACGACCAGGCTGTCAAGGTCAGCATGCGCTCGGCCGGCAAGGTTGACGTAGCTGCCGTGGCTCAAAGCTTCGGCGGGGGCGGGCATGTGCGCGCAGCTGGCGCCCGGCTTGAGGCTTCGCTGGAGGAAGCCGTTGCAGCAGTTGTAGAGCGGGTGAAGCAGGAGTTATGA
- the rimP gene encoding ribosome maturation factor RimP gives MSTPKIKAAVEEMILPYLEDNGFELVDVEYVKEGSNWFLRVFVDKEGGIDIDDCGRISEVLSEKLDKNDPIPSAYFLEVSSPGAERPLKKAEDVKKAVGKDVFVTTYEPVNGQKEFEGRLLSFEQEELLIQVGKKEYSIPYGKVASARLAIIF, from the coding sequence TTGAGCACACCGAAGATCAAAGCGGCTGTGGAAGAAATGATTTTGCCCTATTTGGAGGATAACGGATTCGAGCTGGTCGATGTCGAGTACGTGAAGGAAGGCAGCAACTGGTTTCTTCGCGTCTTTGTTGACAAGGAAGGCGGCATTGATATCGATGACTGCGGTCGAATCAGCGAGGTTCTGAGCGAGAAGCTGGACAAGAACGACCCGATTCCTTCGGCTTATTTCCTGGAGGTTTCCTCTCCCGGCGCGGAGCGTCCGTTGAAGAAAGCGGAGGATGTCAAGAAGGCCGTCGGCAAAGACGTGTTTGTGACTACATACGAACCCGTGAACGGCCAGAAGGAATTCGAGGGACGCCTTCTTTCGTTTGAGCAGGAGGAGCTGCTGATTCAAGTCGGCAAGAAGGAGTACAGCATCCCATACGGCAAAGTCGCCAGTGCACGACTGGCTATTATTTTTTAA